One genomic segment of Roseivirga misakiensis includes these proteins:
- a CDS encoding MltF family protein, whose amino-acid sequence MVRAEVGPDIPAVDFDLDKIRERGSLIAVVDNSTTGYFIYRGKPIGYEYELLSRLADYLKVELDVQITADIQGAFNMLNSGNADIMAYHLAVTKERSERFAFTEPHNNVSQVLVQRKPENWRQLKLHEIEETLIRNPIDLGGKTVYVRKGSSFTDRLNNLSDEIGENINVVEVKGAVDTEMLIRDVLDGKIDYTVADEDVALINESYYPSIDVETPISFPQKIAWAVRKNATDLKSVVDDWLVDMKKSPDFYVIYNRYFKSRKSQNIRVKSAYSSWSKEKISPYDDLIKEASEMLEMDWLLLTSIIFQESKFDPKSESWVGAQGLMQLTTNVVEEYEVDDVFDPEENVKAGVEHLRWLMDYWEDDISDKEERIKFVLGSYNVGQGHVRDAMKLAKKFGSDPFKWDDNVAEYLVLKSKPQYYKDPVVTYGYCRGEEPVKYVREILHRYDQYLQFYRSPEIPNDSTFVIDSK is encoded by the coding sequence ATGGTTCGAGCAGAGGTCGGGCCTGATATTCCTGCTGTAGATTTTGATCTAGATAAGATTCGTGAAAGAGGAAGCCTCATTGCAGTGGTGGATAACAGTACGACAGGTTATTTCATTTATCGTGGTAAACCGATTGGTTATGAATATGAGCTTCTTAGCAGACTTGCAGACTATCTGAAAGTTGAATTAGACGTTCAGATTACGGCTGACATCCAAGGTGCTTTTAACATGCTTAATAGTGGGAATGCCGATATTATGGCCTACCATTTGGCAGTTACGAAAGAGCGGAGCGAGCGCTTTGCTTTTACCGAACCGCATAACAATGTTTCCCAAGTTTTAGTACAAAGAAAGCCAGAAAACTGGCGTCAATTAAAGCTCCATGAAATCGAGGAGACTTTGATAAGGAACCCTATTGATTTAGGTGGTAAAACAGTTTATGTAAGGAAAGGCTCGTCTTTTACAGATCGGCTAAATAATCTGTCTGATGAGATTGGGGAAAACATAAATGTTGTGGAGGTGAAAGGTGCAGTTGATACTGAAATGCTAATTCGAGATGTGTTGGATGGTAAAATAGACTATACGGTTGCCGATGAGGATGTCGCCTTGATCAATGAGTCTTATTACCCGAGCATTGATGTAGAAACGCCTATTAGCTTTCCCCAAAAGATAGCTTGGGCCGTTAGAAAGAATGCTACAGACTTAAAAAGTGTCGTTGACGATTGGTTGGTTGATATGAAAAAGTCACCAGACTTTTATGTCATCTATAATCGGTATTTCAAGAGCAGGAAATCACAAAATATTCGAGTAAAAAGTGCTTACTCTTCGTGGTCCAAGGAGAAAATATCGCCATATGATGACTTGATTAAGGAGGCATCTGAAATGTTGGAAATGGATTGGCTCTTATTGACCTCTATTATTTTTCAGGAGTCTAAATTTGACCCTAAATCCGAATCATGGGTAGGTGCACAAGGGTTAATGCAGTTGACTACCAATGTTGTGGAGGAATATGAGGTTGACGATGTTTTTGACCCCGAAGAAAATGTGAAAGCGGGCGTGGAGCATTTAAGATGGTTAATGGACTATTGGGAAGATGATATCAGCGATAAGGAGGAGCGCATAAAATTTGTTTTAGGTTCATATAATGTAGGGCAGGGGCATGTAAGAGACGCAATGAAGTTGGCCAAAAAATTTGGATCCGACCCTTTTAAATGGGATGACAATGTTGCCGAATATTTGGTACTCAAATCGAAACCACAATACTATAAAGACCCTGTAGTTACTTACGGCTATTGCCGTGGTGAAGAACCAGTCAAGTATGTAAGGGAAATTTTACACCGATACGATCAATACTTGCAGTTCTACAGATCTCCCGAAATACCAAATGATTCGACTTTTGTCATCGATTCTAAATAG
- a CDS encoding NAD(P)/FAD-dependent oxidoreductase produces the protein MSKKVVIVGAGIVGLSTAYYLNKEGVDVTVIDGTDGNDNCSYGNAGYVSPSHIIPLASPGIINQGLKWMLDSKSPFYIQPKFSRDLLTWGWLFKKASTNKRVKAAIPVLNTLTTKSQSLYEQIIEEEGIEAGYQKPGLLMVCQTKEALKHEIDLVEIANQYGLEASVVNKAETEKLDPNVQYDMAGAVYFGCDGWMTPQVFMDKFKALLVKRGVKLDFNTDLQAVNSKGGKVTEFITDKKNYQADQFVIAAGSWSPTILKWLNLRLPLQPGKGYSFTIENPPVSPKLPSILVEARVATTPMLNGFRVAGTMEITGLNHDINERRVQGIIKSLKSAIPEYQTYNFEEIKPWAGLRPCTPDGLPYIGQVKSIENLYLGTGHAMLGWTLGPITGKLLTQNILSQSAEIKSNLLNVDRYF, from the coding sequence ATGAGTAAAAAAGTTGTTATTGTTGGGGCTGGAATTGTTGGTTTAAGTACTGCTTATTACTTGAACAAGGAGGGAGTTGATGTTACCGTTATAGATGGTACGGACGGAAATGACAACTGTTCCTATGGCAATGCTGGCTATGTTTCTCCAAGCCATATTATTCCATTAGCATCGCCTGGAATCATTAACCAAGGCTTGAAATGGATGTTGGATAGCAAAAGTCCTTTCTACATCCAACCTAAATTTAGTCGAGACTTATTAACCTGGGGCTGGTTATTCAAAAAAGCTTCAACCAACAAAAGAGTAAAGGCTGCCATTCCTGTTTTAAATACCCTGACGACCAAAAGTCAGTCACTCTATGAGCAAATCATCGAAGAGGAGGGTATAGAAGCAGGCTATCAAAAGCCAGGGCTATTGATGGTTTGCCAAACGAAAGAGGCTTTAAAACACGAAATTGACTTAGTAGAGATAGCAAACCAATATGGTTTGGAAGCCAGTGTGGTCAACAAAGCAGAAACTGAAAAGCTTGACCCTAATGTCCAATATGATATGGCTGGCGCGGTCTATTTTGGCTGCGACGGATGGATGACTCCCCAAGTATTCATGGATAAATTCAAAGCGCTACTCGTAAAGCGCGGTGTAAAGTTAGACTTCAATACAGACCTACAAGCCGTTAATTCAAAAGGAGGAAAAGTAACTGAGTTTATCACAGATAAGAAAAATTATCAGGCCGATCAATTTGTCATTGCGGCTGGCTCTTGGTCACCCACAATCCTAAAATGGTTAAATCTAAGGCTCCCATTGCAACCTGGGAAAGGCTATAGTTTCACCATCGAAAACCCACCGGTATCGCCTAAACTTCCATCAATTCTAGTGGAGGCACGCGTAGCAACAACACCAATGCTGAATGGATTTCGCGTGGCAGGCACGATGGAAATCACAGGATTAAATCACGATATTAATGAACGCAGAGTTCAAGGTATCATCAAGTCTTTGAAGAGCGCAATTCCTGAATATCAAACATACAATTTTGAGGAAATTAAGCCATGGGCTGGACTTAGACCCTGCACACCTGATGGGTTACCCTATATAGGTCAGGTCAAGTCAATAGAAAACTTATATCTGGGAACAGGGCATGCGATGCTAGGCTGGACACTCGGACCAATAACTGGTAAACTACTGACTCAGAACATTTTAAGTCAATCAGCCGAGATTAAATCCAATTTGCTCAACGTCGATAGATATTTCTAA
- a CDS encoding alpha/beta fold hydrolase, whose translation MLYYKTYEHESSKEWVTFIHGAGGSSSIWYKQVKDFKDHFNVLLIDLRGHGKSQEVFERYFSNEYNFENISQDVVEVLDHLEIEKSHFVGISLGTILMRTICDIAPNRVKSLVMGGAVTRLNVRSKMLVALGNATKKFIPYMWLYKFFAWIIMPRKRNQESRVLFANQAKKLCQNEFVRWFGLTYKINPLLRYFNENDTKLPTLYLMGDEDYMFLPQVMKLVKTHTTSTLQVVPNCGHVCNVEQPEFFNERAINFIANNA comes from the coding sequence ATGCTTTATTACAAAACATACGAACACGAATCCTCCAAAGAATGGGTCACATTCATTCATGGAGCAGGTGGTAGTTCGTCCATCTGGTATAAGCAAGTAAAAGATTTTAAGGATCATTTTAATGTCCTTTTGATTGACTTAAGGGGGCACGGAAAGTCTCAAGAAGTGTTTGAAAGATATTTTTCGAATGAATACAACTTTGAAAATATTTCGCAAGATGTGGTTGAAGTTTTAGATCACCTTGAAATAGAGAAATCACATTTCGTAGGAATATCTCTCGGGACAATTCTAATGCGAACCATATGTGATATAGCGCCTAACCGTGTGAAATCTTTGGTGATGGGTGGGGCTGTGACAAGACTAAACGTTCGGTCGAAAATGTTGGTTGCTCTGGGCAATGCTACAAAGAAGTTCATTCCATATATGTGGTTATATAAATTCTTTGCCTGGATTATTATGCCAAGAAAGCGGAACCAAGAATCACGGGTTCTATTTGCCAATCAGGCAAAAAAACTTTGTCAAAACGAGTTTGTTCGTTGGTTCGGGTTGACCTACAAGATTAACCCCTTACTTCGTTATTTCAATGAGAATGACACGAAGTTGCCTACGCTATACCTCATGGGGGACGAAGATTATATGTTTCTCCCACAAGTAATGAAACTGGTAAAAACGCATACCACATCTACGCTTCAGGTGGTTCCAAACTGTGGTCATGTCTGCAATGTTGAGCAGCCAGAATTCTTTAATGAAAGAGCCATTAATTTCATTGCTAATAACGCCTAA
- the crtD gene encoding 1-hydroxycarotenoid 3,4-desaturase CrtD: MSKSAIVIGSGVGGLAAAIRLAKKGYVVSVFEANDYPGGKLTEVRLGKYRFDAGPSLLTLPEHITDLFDLHQIEVADYFQYNKLETTCEYFYPDGTRFTAWSDRAKIIKEFEEKLGEPKANVEASLEQSALLYNKLAPVFMEKSLHKSSTWLGGKAFQAFGKLSKFNFNKSMNQANEGLFKNEKTVQLFNRYATYNGSDPYQTPATFNIIPHLEFGLGAYFPEKGMHNITESLYQLAKKVGVQFHFNRPVKNIVVFEGQAKGVNTEMGFHKSDVVVSNMDMVATYKKLLKDQFQPKKLLSQPKSSSALIFYWGIKKDFKQLDLHNIFFSGNYKKEFEHIFKLGDIYDDPTVYINISSTQNPSDAPEGCQNWFTMINVPNNQGQNWDELIAKARKNIIKKLSEMLHEDIEALIEVEDILDPRTIESRTSSVGGALYGNSSNNKYAAFLRHPNFSKKIKHLYFCGGSVHPGGGIPLSILSAKIAIDNLK, translated from the coding sequence ATGAGCAAATCAGCGATTGTGATTGGCTCTGGAGTTGGAGGTCTAGCCGCAGCAATTCGGCTGGCCAAAAAAGGGTACGTTGTATCTGTATTTGAAGCTAATGATTACCCTGGTGGTAAACTAACGGAAGTTAGATTAGGAAAATATAGATTCGATGCTGGCCCTTCGTTATTAACATTACCAGAGCACATAACAGACCTATTCGATCTTCACCAGATTGAAGTAGCTGATTATTTCCAATACAATAAGCTCGAAACCACTTGTGAATATTTTTATCCAGACGGTACAAGATTCACAGCTTGGTCCGATCGAGCAAAAATCATCAAAGAATTCGAGGAAAAGCTCGGTGAGCCGAAAGCAAATGTCGAGGCGAGTCTTGAACAAAGCGCTTTGCTATATAATAAGTTAGCTCCAGTTTTTATGGAGAAATCCCTTCATAAATCCAGTACTTGGCTTGGGGGAAAAGCTTTTCAGGCATTTGGCAAACTTTCAAAGTTCAACTTTAATAAAAGTATGAATCAAGCCAATGAAGGGCTTTTTAAAAATGAGAAAACGGTACAACTTTTTAATCGGTATGCTACATACAATGGCTCCGACCCTTATCAAACGCCAGCTACATTCAATATCATTCCCCATTTAGAGTTTGGTTTAGGCGCTTACTTTCCTGAAAAAGGAATGCACAATATCACTGAAAGTTTGTACCAACTCGCAAAGAAAGTCGGAGTACAATTCCACTTTAATAGGCCGGTGAAAAACATTGTTGTATTTGAAGGTCAGGCCAAAGGAGTAAATACAGAAATGGGCTTCCATAAATCGGATGTTGTTGTCTCCAACATGGACATGGTAGCAACCTATAAGAAACTACTTAAGGACCAGTTCCAACCTAAAAAATTACTTTCCCAACCAAAGTCTAGCTCAGCCCTAATTTTTTACTGGGGTATTAAAAAGGATTTCAAACAACTAGACTTGCACAATATATTCTTCTCAGGAAACTACAAGAAAGAGTTCGAGCATATCTTTAAGCTGGGTGATATTTATGACGATCCAACAGTCTATATCAACATATCAAGCACTCAGAATCCTTCTGATGCTCCAGAAGGTTGTCAGAATTGGTTCACCATGATCAATGTTCCAAATAATCAAGGGCAGAATTGGGATGAACTGATTGCAAAAGCGCGTAAAAACATCATTAAGAAACTATCTGAAATGCTTCATGAGGATATAGAAGCGCTCATTGAAGTTGAAGATATCCTTGACCCTCGAACGATTGAATCCAGAACTAGTTCTGTTGGAGGAGCACTTTATGGCAACAGTTCTAATAACAAATACGCTGCTTTTTTAAGGCACCCCAACTTTTCTAAGAAGATCAAACATTTATACTTCTGTGGCGGCAGTGTTCACCCAGGTGGAGGTATTCCTTTAAGCATTCTTTCTGCGAAAATCGCTATTGATAACCTCAAATAG